From the genome of Miscanthus floridulus cultivar M001 chromosome 10, ASM1932011v1, whole genome shotgun sequence, one region includes:
- the LOC136488969 gene encoding rhodanese-like domain-containing protein 4A, chloroplastic has translation MSASRSSAPQNPSLLQGRKAKASPSSPNRSSSSLAPAASPAPAGRPGRKPCRHEAPPTRTSSNISACLQFRCGTCRSSGSPLSTASNPASRSIDFTDLFKEDDVIDVSGNSIGKGFQLPSSSGSSKPYVIVSARAGYQLLLEELNAQLIDIRPLKDARDAITPDLKEAKKKAAAMLYNGEDKNGFMKKLTLRFKDLENTCRYF, from the exons atgtccGCAAGCCGTTCCTCCGCGCCGCAAAACCCTAGCCTGCTTCAGGGGCGCAAGGCCAAAGCGTCCCCGTCCTCCCCCaaccgctcctcctcctctctggCTCCGGCGGCCTCCCCTGCTCCGGCTGGGCGTCCTGGCCGCAAGCCGTGCCGTCATGAGGCCCCGCCGACGCGGACATC TAGTAATATTTCTGCTTGTCTACAATTTCGCTGCGGCACCTGCAGGAGTTCAGGCTCACCGCTGTCGACGGCTTCGAACCCGGCCAGCCGATCAATCGACTTCACTGACCTCTTCAAGGAGGACGACGTCATCGATGTCTCCGGCAACTCCATCGGCAAGGGGTTCCAACTTCCAAG cagcagcggcagctccAAGCCCTATGTCATTGTGTCTGCCAGGGCGGGCTATCAGCTGCTGCTCGAGGAGCTTAACGCGCAGCTCATCGACATCAGGCCGCTCAAGGATGCACGGGATGCCATCACGCCTGATCTCAAGGAGGCCAAAAAGAAGGCGGCTGCCATGCTGTACAACGGGGAGGACAAAAACGGCTTCATGAAGAAGCTGACACTAAGGTTCAAGGACCTGGAGAACACCTGTAGATACTTCTAA